DNA sequence from the bacterium genome:
CCAACTGCCATCATCGCAATGCTCTCAGAAGCAAATTTTGTAATCAGTGCGGCAAGGCTCTCGAATTTCAGAGTGTTCCAAGAAAAGAAGGAGAGGATAATAGATTAGATGAGCACAGAGATGTGGCGCATCCAATAACTACAGAAGCCAGAGATTATCTGCAAAAAAAGGTATTAGAAGCCTACGAGGTAGAAAGGGCAGAATTGCCTCAGGAGGTTAAACCCGAGCCTGGGATTGAACAGCCTGTAAGTACTGAACCTGGTGCTGAGCAATCGTCAGAACACGTTGAACAGCAGTCCGAAGATACTCCTGAGCAATCACCAGAAATTGAGCTTAATACTGATCAAATAGAAAAACCTGAATAGATAAGTAATTTAATTGCCCGGTGGTGTAATGGTAACACATCAGTTTTTGGTACTGAGATTCGAGGTTCGAGCCCTTGCCGGGCAACATATAGAATATCGCGGGGTGGAGCAGTCCGGTAGCTCGTTGGGCTCATAACCCAAAGGTCGTAGGTTCAAATCCTACCCCCGCTACCAAGCTAATAGTTTAATACACAAAGAGTTAAGGATAAGCTAGGAGAATTTTTCTTCTAGCCTTTTTCTTTCAGAGTAACTATAGCACCCTTATCAAAGCTTCTTGCAAATACATTACTGTCAAGGCAATTTAAAAATATCCCCTTTTTAAATTGCTACAAAGGGACATTATCATTTTGCCAGAACAGAAAATATAAATACCTAAAAACAAAATATATTAAAAGGTCTAATCTTTAATACAAAATATCTTATGTGTAGTTACAAAAGCGGGTTTTTCGTAGAAAAAACGGGGAAAAGCACTAGAAATATACGGGTTTAGTGTCAGCAACTTCCCATAAGGTATGTTATGTGAATATAGGATTTTCCAGAATACAAAAGCAGCTTAAAGCAGGGGAAACAAAAAGAATTTGAGATGAGTCAGGAAAAACCTATTAAAAAAATATTGTCGAGTAAACTCAGTGTAATACACATATGATAATGTCCTATTTGGCTTTTTATTAAAAAATCCTTGACATTAATTTTTGTTGTGTAATACACAAATGATAATGTCCTATTTGGCACATTTAGAAATGTCCTAATTTAAAGAGGCTATAATACCCGATTTAATAGGAGGGTATTATGGCAGAAAGGGATATTATCATGGCAAGTCAAAGAGAGCTAAAGCGGTT
Encoded proteins:
- a CDS encoding septation protein SpoVG family protein; this translates as MEITEVKVRLRDREGNKLKAYATVTFDDSFVVRDLKIIDGRKGLFVAMPSRQVREACPNCHHRNALRSKFCNQCGKALEFQSVPRKEGEDNRLDEHRDVAHPITTEARDYLQKKVLEAYEVERAELPQEVKPEPGIEQPVSTEPGAEQSSEHVEQQSEDTPEQSPEIELNTDQIEKPE